One window from the genome of Methylomarinovum caldicuralii encodes:
- the tsaE gene encoding tRNA (adenosine(37)-N6)-threonylcarbamoyltransferase complex ATPase subunit type 1 TsaE: protein MAATTGQRLSAFLPDPEATAAFGKRLARCLEAGVVVYLEGPLGAGKTTLVRALLSDRGYRGRVKSPTYTLVETYPGVVHLDLYRLADPEELEWLGVRDYLDGETIVLAEWAEKGRGVLPPPDLVVRLTPEGEGRRVTVTAAGPKGEPILRCLAQI, encoded by the coding sequence GTGGCTGCGACGACTGGTCAACGCCTGAGCGCATTTCTGCCCGATCCGGAGGCGACCGCGGCCTTCGGCAAGCGCCTGGCCCGCTGTCTCGAGGCCGGCGTGGTGGTCTATTTGGAGGGGCCGCTGGGGGCGGGCAAGACCACCCTGGTGCGGGCGCTGCTCTCCGACCGCGGCTATCGGGGGCGGGTCAAAAGTCCGACTTACACCCTGGTGGAAACCTACCCCGGGGTGGTCCATCTCGACCTCTACCGCCTGGCCGATCCCGAGGAGCTGGAGTGGCTGGGGGTCCGCGACTATCTGGACGGGGAGACGATCGTGCTGGCCGAGTGGGCGGAAAAGGGGCGGGGGGTGCTGCCGCCGCCGGATCTGGTGGTGCGCCTGACGCCCGAAGGGGAGGGGCGGCGGGTGACGGTGACGGCGGCAGGGCCGAAGGGGGAACCCATCCTCCGGTGTCTGGCTCAAATCTGA
- the grxD gene encoding Grx4 family monothiol glutaredoxin, which yields MDVKERIEAQLKSHPVILYMKGTPDFPQCGFSGRAVEILNACGVPYAYVNILEDPELREALKEYANWPTYPQLYVKGQLVGGCDIMMQLYESGELKKMLEEAGAAKTE from the coding sequence ATGGACGTCAAAGAGCGGATTGAAGCGCAACTCAAGTCCCATCCCGTCATCCTTTACATGAAAGGCACCCCCGACTTTCCCCAGTGCGGCTTTTCCGGCCGGGCGGTGGAAATCCTCAACGCCTGCGGCGTGCCCTACGCCTACGTCAACATCCTCGAGGATCCGGAGCTGCGCGAGGCCCTGAAGGAATATGCCAACTGGCCCACCTATCCGCAGCTGTACGTCAAGGGCCAGCTGGTGGGCGGCTGCGACATCATGATGCAGCTGTACGAGAGCGGCGAGCTGAAGAAAATGCTGGAGGAGGCCGGCGCCGCCAAAACCGAGTGA
- a CDS encoding TlpA family protein disulfide reductase, producing the protein MRAWHRKLILLLALLAFGPGAPAAANAWDLPPLVLPDLQGRRHSLYDWHGKVILLNFWASWCGPCLTELPHLAEFQRRYGSRGLQVIGVGLDNPRKLANVARTLEIPYPVLHSPVEQATALLQQWGDRAGVLPYTVVIGRDGRLVFSRVGVFDEEAFAAIVAPLLEP; encoded by the coding sequence ATGCGGGCCTGGCACCGTAAGCTGATCCTGCTGCTGGCGCTCCTGGCCTTCGGGCCGGGGGCGCCGGCGGCCGCCAACGCCTGGGATCTGCCGCCGCTGGTCCTGCCCGACCTTCAGGGACGGCGCCACAGCCTCTACGACTGGCACGGCAAGGTCATCCTGCTCAACTTCTGGGCCAGCTGGTGCGGACCGTGCCTGACCGAGCTGCCCCATCTGGCCGAATTCCAGCGCCGTTACGGTTCCAGGGGGCTGCAGGTGATCGGCGTCGGCCTCGACAATCCCAGGAAACTGGCCAACGTGGCCCGCACCCTGGAAATACCCTATCCCGTCCTGCACAGCCCGGTGGAGCAGGCGACGGCGTTGCTGCAGCAATGGGGCGACCGGGCCGGGGTGTTGCCTTATACGGTGGTGATCGGTCGCGACGGCCGCCTCGTCTTCAGCCGGGTGGGCGTGTTCGACGAGGAAGCCTTCGCGGCGATCGTGGCCCCGCTGCTGGAGCCTTGA
- a CDS encoding c-type cytochrome yields MNRWIVGVGTLLLATALQAGPSTQIAWTEETLETVESGNPERGRELSQRCAGCHGDKGISANPIFPNLAGQLATYLYRQLHDYKDGSRENPMMQAFAAGLSEQDMADLAAFYSRQPPAEAAGKGGDFADVMALINHGDSKRIIPPCRVCHGEHGQGEMIDTPRISGQSQAYLEQTLKAYKSGARHNDIYSRMRLIAQQLTDAEIERLASYYAGLAP; encoded by the coding sequence ATGAACCGATGGATCGTTGGAGTGGGCACCCTGCTGCTGGCCACCGCCCTCCAAGCCGGCCCCTCGACCCAAATCGCCTGGACCGAGGAAACCCTGGAAACCGTCGAGAGCGGCAACCCTGAACGGGGCCGGGAACTGTCGCAACGTTGCGCCGGCTGTCACGGGGACAAAGGCATCAGTGCCAATCCGATCTTTCCCAACCTGGCCGGTCAGCTGGCGACCTATCTGTACCGGCAACTGCACGACTACAAGGACGGCAGCCGGGAAAACCCGATGATGCAGGCTTTCGCCGCCGGCCTGTCGGAACAGGACATGGCCGATCTGGCGGCGTTCTACAGCCGCCAGCCACCTGCCGAAGCGGCCGGCAAGGGCGGCGATTTCGCCGATGTCATGGCCCTGATCAATCACGGCGACAGCAAGCGCATCATTCCCCCCTGCCGGGTCTGCCACGGCGAACACGGTCAGGGGGAAATGATCGACACGCCACGCATCTCCGGCCAGTCGCAGGCTTACCTGGAACAGACCCTCAAGGCTTACAAGAGCGGCGCGCGCCACAACGACATCTACAGCCGCATGCGCCTGATCGCGCAGCAGCTCACCGACGCGGAAATCGAGCGGCTGGCATCCTACTATGCGGGCCTGGCACCGTAA
- a CDS encoding cbb3-type cytochrome c oxidase subunit I: MIDTQSRNLALWNWVVAFAAFLVACFLGFYQVVERSGLFDFLESAKVYFASVSTHGVLMAYVLTTFFIMGFGYLTATSSLKRPLWQPGLAWSGFFVSLIGTVLAAIPLLTDKASVLYTFYPPIQASALFYIGAALLVVGSWFWCAIMVVMAVQWRRENSGKGMPLAMYATVANALLWLWTSAGVAMEVVFQLIPWALGWNDTLDPGLARTLFAWTLHPIVYFWLIPAYIALYCFVPKEAGGYLFSEEMAKFAFLGLLVFSLPIGFHHLYMDPEQGAGWKLLHGIGTFLVAVPTLVTGFTVLASLEIAGRLGGGRGLFGWIGNLPWRNPVVLAAILALLMLILGGFGGIVNASYALNAMVHNTAWVPGHFHLIFAGTTVILYFAIAYHLWPKITGKKLVSNTLALTQLWTWFVGMTLLSTPWHVLGLLGQPRRISSVTYNSLLTLAWQPYELFMIMGGAVLLGSAVLFGVILWKTWRNTEIETDLEIAYAEPIHPPESLPAWAESLKAWNLVILGLMLISFGWPIAQFFFLKTFESLPWGY, translated from the coding sequence ATGATCGATACCCAAAGCCGTAACCTGGCCCTGTGGAACTGGGTGGTTGCCTTCGCCGCCTTCCTGGTGGCCTGTTTTTTGGGCTTCTACCAGGTGGTGGAGCGCAGCGGCCTGTTCGACTTTCTCGAATCGGCCAAGGTCTATTTCGCTTCGGTCAGCACCCACGGGGTGCTGATGGCCTATGTCCTGACCACCTTCTTCATCATGGGCTTCGGCTATCTGACCGCCACCTCCAGCCTGAAACGGCCGCTGTGGCAGCCGGGCCTTGCCTGGAGCGGGTTTTTCGTCAGCCTGATCGGCACGGTTCTGGCGGCCATCCCGCTGCTGACCGACAAGGCTTCGGTGCTCTACACCTTCTATCCGCCGATCCAGGCCAGCGCCCTGTTCTACATCGGCGCCGCCCTGCTGGTGGTGGGTTCCTGGTTCTGGTGCGCCATCATGGTGGTGATGGCGGTGCAATGGCGGCGGGAGAATTCCGGCAAGGGGATGCCGCTGGCCATGTACGCCACCGTCGCCAACGCCCTGCTGTGGCTCTGGACCAGCGCCGGGGTGGCGATGGAGGTGGTGTTCCAGCTGATCCCCTGGGCCCTGGGCTGGAACGACACCCTCGATCCCGGTCTGGCGCGCACCCTGTTCGCCTGGACCCTGCACCCCATCGTCTATTTCTGGCTGATTCCGGCCTACATCGCCCTGTACTGTTTCGTCCCCAAGGAAGCCGGCGGCTATCTGTTCAGCGAGGAGATGGCAAAGTTCGCCTTTCTGGGGCTGCTGGTCTTCAGCCTGCCCATCGGCTTCCATCACCTCTACATGGACCCCGAACAGGGAGCCGGCTGGAAGCTGCTCCACGGCATCGGCACCTTCCTGGTGGCGGTGCCGACCCTGGTGACCGGCTTCACCGTGCTGGCGTCGCTGGAAATCGCCGGGCGCTTGGGCGGCGGCCGGGGCCTGTTCGGCTGGATCGGCAACCTGCCCTGGCGCAACCCGGTGGTGCTGGCGGCGATCCTGGCTCTCTTGATGTTGATCCTCGGCGGCTTCGGCGGCATCGTCAATGCCAGTTACGCCCTCAACGCCATGGTCCACAACACCGCCTGGGTGCCCGGCCATTTTCATCTGATCTTCGCCGGCACCACCGTGATCCTGTACTTCGCCATCGCCTATCACCTGTGGCCGAAGATCACCGGCAAGAAGCTGGTCTCCAATACCCTGGCGCTGACCCAACTGTGGACCTGGTTCGTGGGGATGACCCTGCTCAGCACCCCCTGGCACGTCCTCGGGCTGCTGGGGCAGCCGCGGCGCATCTCCAGCGTCACCTACAACAGCCTGCTGACCCTGGCCTGGCAGCCCTACGAGCTGTTCATGATCATGGGCGGAGCGGTGCTGCTGGGTTCGGCGGTGCTCTTCGGCGTCATCCTGTGGAAGACCTGGCGCAATACGGAAATCGAAACCGATCTCGAAATCGCCTACGCCGAGCCGATCCATCCGCCGGAGTCCCTGCCCGCCTGGGCGGAAAGCCTCAAGGCGTGGAATCTGGTAATCCTGGGACTGATGCTGATCAGCTTCGGCTGGCCTATCGCCCAGTTCTTCTTCCTGAAAACCTTCGAATCGCTGCCTTGGGGGTACTGA
- a CDS encoding cytochrome C oxidase subunit II yields the protein MHIDPLEKKWLYIALGMVALFLGSIFISLAVGIKPPSNVETIDPARLHLSEEFAEDNLGVHIQPDGRITVIMVAGRYGFFPRHITVPADTPITFRWASIDVLHGVHMPMTNMSTMVVPGYVAEVTTTFPKPGDYPMLCNEYCGLGHDYMWSKVTVVARQTWEKQHPKGGES from the coding sequence ATGCATATCGATCCGTTGGAGAAAAAATGGCTCTATATCGCCCTGGGGATGGTCGCCCTTTTTTTGGGCTCGATCTTCATCTCCCTCGCCGTGGGCATCAAACCGCCCAGCAACGTCGAGACCATCGATCCGGCCAGGCTGCACCTGAGTGAGGAGTTCGCCGAGGACAACCTGGGCGTCCACATCCAGCCGGACGGCCGTATCACAGTCATCATGGTGGCGGGCCGCTACGGTTTCTTTCCCCGCCACATCACCGTTCCGGCCGATACTCCCATCACCTTCCGCTGGGCCAGCATCGACGTGCTCCACGGGGTGCACATGCCCATGACCAACATGAGCACCATGGTGGTGCCCGGCTACGTGGCCGAGGTGACCACCACCTTCCCCAAGCCCGGGGACTATCCGATGCTGTGCAACGAATACTGCGGCCTCGGTCACGACTACATGTGGAGCAAGGTCACCGTAGTGGCCAGGCAGACCTGGGAAAAGCAGCACCCCAAGGGAGGTGAATCATGA
- a CDS encoding YdcH family protein, whose product MAEGVGAILTQGKIRIPLMRYHQTFLNQGDAMLGEHHDLVHEFPEFRDQIHALKVSNSHFARLFDEYHQLDRQIRRIEQQVETASDEYAETLKRHRLQLKDELYRMLRQAVA is encoded by the coding sequence ATGGCTGAGGGGGTTGGCGCGATTTTGACGCAGGGCAAAATTCGAATCCCGCTGATGCGGTATCATCAAACCTTTTTGAACCAAGGAGATGCTATGCTTGGTGAACACCACGATCTGGTCCACGAGTTTCCTGAATTTCGCGACCAGATTCATGCGCTGAAGGTTTCCAACAGCCATTTTGCCCGCCTGTTCGACGAATACCACCAGCTTGACCGTCAGATCCGCCGGATCGAACAGCAGGTGGAAACCGCGTCGGATGAATACGCCGAAACTCTGAAGAGACACCGCCTGCAGCTGAAGGACGAACTCTATCGCATGCTGCGCCAGGCGGTCGCCTGA
- a CDS encoding superoxide dismutase, protein MKHELPPLPYPMDALEPYISKETLEYHYGKHHKAYVDNLNNLIQGTEFENMSLEEIILKASGPIFNNAAQVWNHTFYWNSLAPNAGGAPSGAIADAIDRDFGSFDAFKEAFSKAAVTLFGSGWAWLVLNGDKLEIVQTQNAGNPMTDNKKPILTCDVWEHAYYIDYRNARPKYVENFWNLVNWSFANQNLTG, encoded by the coding sequence ATGAAACACGAACTACCCCCGTTGCCGTATCCGATGGACGCCCTGGAGCCTTACATCTCCAAGGAAACCCTGGAATACCACTACGGCAAGCACCACAAGGCCTACGTGGACAACCTCAACAACCTCATCCAGGGCACCGAGTTTGAAAACATGAGCCTGGAGGAAATCATCCTCAAGGCATCCGGGCCGATCTTCAACAACGCTGCCCAGGTCTGGAATCACACCTTCTACTGGAACAGCCTGGCACCCAACGCAGGCGGGGCGCCGAGCGGGGCGATCGCCGACGCCATCGACCGTGACTTCGGCTCCTTCGACGCCTTCAAGGAAGCCTTCTCCAAGGCGGCGGTGACCCTGTTCGGTTCCGGCTGGGCCTGGCTGGTGCTCAACGGCGACAAGCTGGAAATCGTCCAGACCCAGAATGCCGGCAATCCCATGACCGACAACAAGAAGCCGATCCTGACCTGCGACGTCTGGGAGCACGCCTACTACATCGACTATCGCAACGCCCGTCCCAAATACGTCGAAAACTTCTGGAATCTGGTGAACTGGTCGTTCGCCAACCAGAATCTGACCGGCTGA
- a CDS encoding exosortase system-associated protein, TIGR04073 family, translating to MNKKRWRVLAGVVLICLAAQTQAGDSYGEKVGRKLGIGLANIATSWIEIPKCIINDYNRSHFFFGIAGGTVQGLINTGGRVLTGVLDVVTFPLPTRPIPQPPLVWQNFDSDTHYGEVFRLELD from the coding sequence ATGAACAAGAAGCGCTGGCGCGTCCTGGCGGGCGTGGTTCTGATCTGTCTGGCAGCTCAAACCCAAGCCGGAGACAGTTACGGTGAGAAGGTGGGACGCAAGCTGGGGATCGGCCTGGCCAATATCGCCACCTCCTGGATAGAGATCCCCAAATGCATCATCAACGATTACAACCGCAGCCACTTTTTCTTCGGAATCGCCGGCGGGACGGTGCAGGGGCTGATCAATACCGGCGGCCGGGTGCTCACCGGGGTGCTGGACGTCGTCACCTTCCCGCTGCCGACCAGGCCGATTCCCCAGCCGCCGCTGGTGTGGCAGAACTTCGACAGCGACACGCACTACGGCGAGGTCTTCCGTCTGGAGCTGGACTGA
- a CDS encoding L,D-transpeptidase family protein — protein MAVSHRQTLTFLLSLLVLLTAGCQSFPPLLNAGREPQIGPIHRHPDGDVIGRLATLQLQPGDTLADVARYFDIGLQAIQDANPGIDPWAPEAGREILLPLAFLLPDAPREGIVVNLAAMRLFHFSAGEPQTVATYPVGIGRAGWNTPTGRTRIVEKIAHPRWVVPESIRREHARKGDPLPKIVPPGPENPLGNHALRLGWRSYLIHGTNKPYGVGLRISHGCIRLYPEDIARLFSRVGEGTPVTIVDQPYLLGWRGKELLLEIHRPLSQDPRTLSALWRDLERRLRQAQTQTGRPIDWRRVDRAVAEARGIPLPVLADAPRWADYLASLPRVSHPARWRYAYQPPPLQPGWYLVLKPRPLLESRIVTAILRHQGPPYPARFLEGRVVVGPYPEKSHARRAQRRLAQELELESRLLPPAALAASRR, from the coding sequence ATGGCTGTTTCTCATCGACAAACGCTGACATTCCTCCTGAGCCTGCTGGTCCTGCTGACGGCAGGCTGCCAGTCGTTCCCGCCGCTTCTGAACGCCGGCCGGGAACCCCAGATCGGCCCCATCCACCGTCATCCCGACGGGGATGTAATCGGCCGGCTGGCCACCCTGCAGCTTCAACCCGGCGATACCCTGGCCGACGTCGCCCGCTACTTCGACATCGGCCTGCAGGCGATCCAGGACGCCAACCCCGGCATCGACCCCTGGGCCCCGGAAGCGGGCCGCGAGATCCTGCTGCCGCTGGCCTTCCTTCTGCCCGACGCCCCCCGCGAAGGCATCGTGGTCAACCTCGCCGCCATGCGGCTGTTTCACTTTTCCGCAGGCGAGCCGCAGACGGTGGCGACCTATCCGGTGGGCATCGGCCGGGCCGGCTGGAACACCCCCACAGGGCGTACCCGGATCGTGGAAAAAATCGCCCATCCGCGCTGGGTCGTGCCCGAATCCATCCGCCGCGAACACGCCCGCAAGGGCGATCCGCTGCCGAAAATCGTGCCGCCCGGCCCGGAGAACCCGCTGGGGAACCACGCCCTGCGTCTGGGATGGCGCAGTTATCTGATCCACGGAACCAACAAGCCTTACGGGGTCGGCCTGCGCATCAGTCACGGCTGCATCCGTCTCTATCCGGAGGACATCGCCCGCCTGTTTTCCCGTGTCGGCGAAGGAACGCCGGTGACGATCGTGGATCAGCCCTATCTGCTGGGCTGGCGCGGAAAGGAACTGTTGCTGGAAATCCACCGCCCCCTGTCCCAGGACCCCCGCACCCTGAGCGCCCTGTGGCGGGATCTGGAGCGGCGGCTGCGCCAGGCGCAAACACAGACCGGGCGCCCGATCGACTGGCGGCGGGTGGACCGCGCCGTGGCCGAGGCCCGCGGGATTCCGCTGCCGGTCCTGGCCGACGCCCCTCGCTGGGCCGATTATCTCGCCTCCCTGCCCCGGGTTTCCCACCCCGCCCGGTGGCGCTACGCCTACCAGCCGCCGCCGCTGCAGCCCGGCTGGTATCTGGTTCTCAAACCGCGCCCGCTTCTGGAAAGCCGCATCGTCACCGCGATCCTGCGCCACCAGGGGCCACCCTACCCGGCACGCTTCCTCGAGGGACGGGTGGTCGTCGGCCCCTACCCGGAAAAATCCCATGCCCGCCGCGCCCAACGGCGCCTGGCACAGGAACTGGAACTGGAAAGTCGGCTGCTGCCCCCGGCGGCGCTGGCAGCCAGCCGGCGATGA
- a CDS encoding class I SAM-dependent methyltransferase yields MHVCLTDLAQRAIAARLHPGDASIDATAGNGHDTLFLARRVGENGRVLAFDIQPQALRQARERLRQAGLTARVTWLCLGHEHMDQAVPDAWRPHLRAVMFNLGYLPRGDKRLTTTAATTTAALEKALALLAPGGRISLIAYTGHPGGRQECETVRDWLYRQPADLLSWRTVIPQGRRRPPWLFLIDKR; encoded by the coding sequence ATGCACGTCTGCCTCACTGATCTGGCCCAACGCGCCATCGCCGCCCGTCTGCATCCCGGGGATGCCTCCATCGACGCCACCGCCGGCAACGGCCATGACACCCTGTTCCTGGCCCGCCGGGTGGGCGAAAACGGCCGGGTGCTGGCCTTCGACATCCAGCCCCAGGCCCTCCGGCAGGCCCGGGAGCGGCTCCGGCAGGCAGGGCTGACAGCCAGGGTGACCTGGCTCTGCCTGGGACACGAGCACATGGATCAGGCAGTGCCGGACGCTTGGCGCCCGCATCTGCGGGCGGTGATGTTCAACTTGGGCTACTTGCCCCGCGGCGACAAGCGCCTGACCACGACAGCCGCCACCACGACCGCGGCGCTGGAAAAGGCGCTGGCGCTGCTCGCCCCCGGCGGCCGCATCAGCCTCATCGCCTACACCGGCCACCCTGGCGGCCGCCAGGAATGCGAAACGGTCCGGGACTGGCTCTACCGCCAGCCGGCCGATCTGTTATCCTGGCGCACCGTGATTCCGCAAGGGCGCCGCAGACCGCCATGGCTGTTTCTCATCGACAAACGCTGA
- a CDS encoding NAD(P)/FAD-dependent oxidoreductase encodes MREEILIVGQGLAGSLLAWHLLQRGMAVRIVDAGGDNASRTAAGLVTPVTGRRWVKTPAFETYLAAAHRCYQALERQFGQRFWVERPRLRLYLNPGEREQARRRWQDPAYAPFFGDEIEAVGSGLKAPHGGVWLRRTAHLETEKLLDCLQRWFRQQGILHHQRLDPRKPEAGAQVVFCEGWRVMHNPWFDWLPWQPSRGQILTVTATPPLPTFPCHYGIWFQPREEGKWRVGASYRWQPLTETVRAEETAALLGRLRDCFETPPQIEVLEVRAGIRPNTLDHHPIVGRHPQHPRVALCNGLGSKGSLLAPRVTRLLAEHLCHDAPLPPEIDLRRYHARLPH; translated from the coding sequence ATGCGCGAAGAAATCCTCATCGTCGGCCAGGGACTGGCCGGCAGCCTGCTGGCCTGGCATCTTTTGCAGCGGGGAATGGCGGTGCGCATCGTCGATGCCGGCGGCGACAACGCCTCCCGCACCGCCGCCGGCCTGGTGACGCCGGTGACGGGCAGGCGCTGGGTGAAAACCCCGGCCTTCGAAACCTATCTGGCCGCAGCCCACCGCTGTTATCAGGCGCTGGAACGGCAGTTCGGGCAACGCTTCTGGGTCGAACGCCCCCGCCTGCGCCTGTACCTGAACCCGGGCGAACGGGAACAGGCCCGCCGCCGGTGGCAGGATCCCGCCTATGCCCCCTTTTTCGGCGACGAGATCGAGGCCGTCGGCAGCGGCCTCAAGGCCCCCCATGGCGGCGTCTGGCTGCGCCGGACCGCCCACCTGGAAACCGAGAAGCTGCTCGACTGCCTGCAACGCTGGTTCCGGCAACAGGGTATCCTTCATCATCAGCGCCTTGATCCCCGCAAGCCCGAAGCCGGCGCCCAAGTCGTCTTCTGCGAAGGCTGGCGGGTGATGCACAATCCGTGGTTCGACTGGCTGCCGTGGCAACCGAGCCGGGGGCAGATCCTCACCGTGACCGCCACCCCGCCGCTGCCCACCTTTCCCTGCCATTACGGCATCTGGTTCCAGCCCCGGGAGGAAGGGAAATGGCGCGTCGGAGCCAGCTACCGCTGGCAGCCGCTGACGGAAACGGTACGGGCGGAGGAAACCGCTGCCCTCCTCGGACGCCTGCGGGACTGTTTCGAGACGCCTCCGCAAATCGAAGTACTGGAGGTCCGCGCCGGCATCCGCCCCAACACCCTCGACCATCACCCCATCGTCGGCCGCCACCCGCAGCATCCCCGGGTTGCGCTCTGCAACGGCCTGGGCTCCAAGGGCAGCCTGCTGGCACCGCGCGTCACCCGCCTTTTGGCCGAGCACCTGTGCCATGACGCCCCTTTGCCGCCCGAAATCGATCTGCGCCGCTACCATGCACGTCTGCCTCACTGA
- the surE gene encoding 5'/3'-nucleotidase SurE, with product MHILISNDDGYTAEGLVRLARALSTHGRVTVVAPDRNRSGASNSLTLDRPLRVARMDNGFYRVDGTPTDCVHLAITGLLDEEPDMVFAGINHGANLGDDVLYSGTVAAATEGRFLGLPAIAVSLTGEDPRHFDTAVAVALRLFEQVRRHPLPADTILNVNVPDLPLAQIQGFRATRLGQRHKAEPVIQDTDPRGRPIYWVGPAGPEQDAGPGTDFHAIRQGCVSVTPLQIDLTRHDAIDTLAAWLPEEEK from the coding sequence ATGCACATTCTCATCAGCAACGACGACGGCTACACCGCCGAGGGACTGGTTCGCCTGGCCCGGGCGTTGAGCACCCATGGCCGGGTCACCGTGGTGGCCCCGGACCGTAACCGCAGCGGCGCCAGTAATTCCCTGACCCTGGACCGGCCGCTGCGGGTCGCCCGGATGGACAACGGCTTCTACCGGGTGGACGGCACCCCCACCGACTGCGTCCACCTGGCCATCACCGGCCTGTTGGACGAGGAGCCGGACATGGTGTTCGCGGGTATCAACCACGGCGCCAATCTGGGTGACGACGTGCTCTATTCCGGCACCGTCGCCGCCGCCACTGAGGGGCGCTTTCTCGGCCTGCCGGCGATCGCCGTTTCCCTGACCGGGGAGGATCCCAGGCACTTCGACACCGCCGTGGCGGTGGCGCTGCGCCTGTTCGAGCAGGTCCGACGCCATCCATTGCCGGCGGACACCATCCTCAACGTCAACGTCCCCGATCTGCCTTTGGCGCAGATCCAGGGCTTCCGGGCCACCCGGCTGGGCCAGCGCCACAAGGCTGAGCCGGTGATTCAGGACACCGATCCCCGCGGTCGTCCCATCTACTGGGTGGGGCCGGCCGGCCCGGAACAGGATGCCGGCCCTGGAACCGACTTTCACGCCATCCGCCAGGGTTGTGTGTCGGTGACGCCGCTGCAGATCGATCTGACCCGTCACGATGCCATCGACACCCTCGCCGCCTGGCTGCCGGAGGAAGAAAAATGA
- a CDS encoding protein-L-isoaspartate(D-aspartate) O-methyltransferase: MSVCRDGIGMTSRRTRERMVARLRQQGIRSLEVLEAMQAVPRHLFVEEALASRAYEDTALPIGFGQTISQPYTVARMSELAAAGRRPRKVLEVGTGSGYQTAVLAHLADMVYTVERIEALQKRARFLLYDLKIYNVKYEYSDGGWGWDKHAPYDAIVVTAAAREIPDALLRQLAQGGVMVIPIEQAGGQVLTRVVHTPSGFELEEIEAVKFVPLLSGLG, encoded by the coding sequence ATGAGCGTTTGCAGAGACGGCATCGGCATGACTTCGCGCCGTACCCGCGAGCGCATGGTGGCGCGTCTGCGCCAGCAGGGCATCCGCAGCCTGGAAGTGCTGGAGGCGATGCAGGCGGTGCCGCGCCATCTGTTCGTGGAGGAGGCGCTGGCGAGCCGGGCCTACGAGGATACCGCCTTGCCCATCGGCTTCGGCCAGACCATCTCCCAGCCCTATACGGTGGCGCGGATGTCGGAACTGGCGGCCGCCGGCCGGCGGCCGCGCAAGGTGCTGGAGGTAGGAACCGGTTCCGGTTATCAGACTGCGGTCCTGGCGCATTTGGCGGATATGGTCTATACCGTCGAGCGCATCGAGGCGCTGCAGAAACGGGCCCGCTTCCTGCTCTACGATCTCAAGATCTACAACGTCAAGTACGAGTACAGCGACGGCGGTTGGGGCTGGGACAAGCACGCCCCCTATGATGCCATCGTCGTCACCGCCGCGGCCCGGGAGATCCCCGACGCCCTGCTGCGTCAGCTGGCCCAGGGCGGGGTGATGGTCATTCCCATCGAGCAGGCAGGAGGCCAGGTGCTGACCCGCGTGGTCCACACGCCGTCCGGTTTCGAGCTGGAGGAGATCGAGGCGGTGAAGTTCGTTCCCCTGCTGAGCGGGCTGGGCTGA
- a CDS encoding YqaA family protein yields the protein MFESLYLKVLRYARHPHAPRYLAALSFAESAFFPVPPDVMLIPMALANPRAAWRLALLTTAASVLGGLLGYGIGYFALAAIEPWLQQWGYWEAYQTARDWFGRWGFWAVLVAGFSPIPYKVFTIAAGALAMNPLGFVLASFLGRGGRFFLVAGLIAWGGERLEQAIYRHVRTIGWASVALVAVAIALYLLLR from the coding sequence ATGTTCGAGTCGCTTTACTTGAAGGTACTGCGCTACGCCCGTCATCCCCATGCCCCCCGTTATCTGGCGGCGCTGAGCTTTGCCGAGTCGGCCTTCTTTCCCGTTCCGCCGGACGTGATGCTGATCCCCATGGCCCTGGCCAACCCCAGAGCCGCCTGGCGCCTGGCACTGCTGACCACGGCAGCCTCGGTGCTGGGAGGCCTGCTGGGATACGGCATCGGCTATTTCGCCCTGGCCGCCATCGAGCCGTGGCTGCAGCAGTGGGGTTACTGGGAGGCCTACCAGACCGCCCGGGACTGGTTCGGCCGCTGGGGATTCTGGGCGGTGCTGGTGGCCGGTTTCTCGCCGATCCCCTACAAGGTGTTCACCATCGCCGCCGGGGCGCTGGCGATGAATCCGCTCGGCTTCGTCCTCGCTTCCTTTCTGGGGCGCGGCGGGCGTTTCTTTCTGGTCGCCGGCCTGATCGCCTGGGGCGGCGAGCGTCTGGAGCAGGCCATCTACCGCCACGTGCGGACGATCGGCTGGGCCTCGGTGGCGTTGGTGGCAGTCGCTATCGCCCTGTATCTGCTGCTGCGTTGA